The following coding sequences are from one Shumkonia mesophila window:
- a CDS encoding polyamine ABC transporter substrate-binding protein, whose product MRKVVTRILAASAAVMVMASPAYPAEEKVLNVYNWSDYIAPDTLERFEKETGIKVNYDVYDSNEILEAKLMAGNSGYDVVFPSASPFLARQIQAGIYRPLDMAKLPNRANLDATSMATLAKSDPGNKYAVPYMIAGTGIGVNTAKVKALAPDAPLDSWALITDPKWTGLLKACGVTFLDDATEVLSAAFVMLGLDPATEKSADIDAAVAYLSKVRQDLKYIHSSSYINDLANGDICVAHGYGGDLVQARDRAKEAAKGVDILVFFPKEGTQVVMDVMAVPADARHPENAHAFINFMMRPDVVGPITDEVGYANAIDGAEKFVSPERLADPAIYPPKAVRERFFVVPAKSQAYERARTRAWTRFKTGT is encoded by the coding sequence GTGCGCAAGGTCGTCACCCGCATACTGGCCGCCAGCGCGGCCGTCATGGTCATGGCGTCCCCCGCCTACCCGGCGGAGGAGAAGGTCCTCAACGTCTACAATTGGAGCGACTACATCGCCCCCGACACCCTGGAGAGGTTCGAGAAAGAGACGGGCATCAAGGTCAACTACGACGTCTACGACTCCAACGAGATCCTCGAAGCCAAGCTGATGGCGGGGAACTCGGGCTACGACGTGGTCTTCCCGTCGGCCAGCCCCTTCCTGGCCCGCCAGATCCAGGCCGGCATCTACCGGCCGCTCGACATGGCGAAGCTGCCGAACCGCGCCAACCTCGACGCTACCTCGATGGCGACGCTGGCCAAGAGCGACCCCGGCAACAAGTACGCGGTGCCCTACATGATCGCCGGCACCGGCATCGGCGTGAACACAGCCAAGGTCAAGGCGCTGGCCCCCGACGCCCCGCTCGACAGCTGGGCGCTCATCACCGATCCCAAGTGGACCGGCCTGCTGAAGGCCTGCGGCGTGACGTTCCTCGACGACGCCACCGAGGTGCTGTCGGCCGCCTTCGTCATGCTTGGCCTCGACCCGGCGACCGAGAAGTCGGCCGATATCGACGCCGCCGTCGCCTATCTCTCGAAGGTGCGCCAGGACCTCAAGTACATCCACTCGTCCTCCTACATCAACGACCTCGCCAACGGCGACATCTGCGTCGCCCACGGTTACGGCGGCGACCTGGTGCAGGCCCGCGACCGCGCCAAGGAGGCGGCCAAGGGCGTCGACATCCTGGTGTTCTTCCCCAAGGAAGGCACCCAGGTCGTGATGGACGTGATGGCGGTACCGGCCGACGCGCGCCATCCCGAGAACGCCCACGCCTTCATCAACTTCATGATGCGGCCCGACGTCGTCGGGCCGATCACCGACGAGGTCGGCTACGCCAACGCCATCGACGGGGCGGAAAAGTTCGTCAGCCCCGAGCGGCTGGCCGATCCGGCGATCTATCCGCCGAAGGCGGTGCGCGAGCGCTTCTTCGTGGTGCCCGCCAAGAGCCAGGCCTACGAGCGGGCCCGTACCCGCGCCTGGACCCGCTTCAAGACGGGCACATGA